A stretch of Chionomys nivalis chromosome 2, mChiNiv1.1, whole genome shotgun sequence DNA encodes these proteins:
- the Hjurp gene encoding Holliday junction recognition protein — MDPDVSSPSRLVRLLKERHKGFQTYMQRLIAKYNQPFEDDPLVQMATLTYETPQGLRVWGGKLIKERNKGQTQDPSVKMITRLNRQALEDSESFQLWTDILEAESSSAGTRSDQEEQLSYASMVREASSDNGQNHLSGPGSPLKNDLRRKYLAKMHILLRDEEYFKNAEKRDGKDALMPWVPSSPVTPEPGCQDSISTESFSSPKESTSADTTIIPRNGSFSLLETSSNSLSSQSPEADDICNVTVSDMYEGMIHSMSRLLSLQPSCIISTKTYINQNWNLRRRLSRKSGVHLNRTYCYGSKPSRRSSKPGKEATILRNCTNLPHIVPLKTDLNLERGALKGSKLQVHKCSPAWKALHGTPQKCLDLNTPSCLEPEKGAKAFPLLISPGKIVPRPRMLPGEIEMKFDKLAQECSLSSGKQLCQTGPTESWAVDVYRGGSRSPGSPQGIKTHRLSSLFNREKAKRSSEAFEDLSKISVKASRCLPRRHPALLASEDSTSQNPGLSLQGPDSGPIRKTASPRTAVSAPWRGSWPSGEERYEEIKKEFDKLYQKYCLMSPQRVKVTSYVRVSPKKAGAAVPCQTADLRKLNPDSGFRCSPKLSTSDRNRSLQGSVPTEAHISVRTARTSERDSPVPAKRCKLSYSPSGAADQTMPWA; from the exons ATGGATCCTGATGTCTCGTCGCCTAGCCGGCTGGTGCGGCTTCTCAAGGAAAGACATAAGGGTTTCCAGACGTACATGCAGCGGCTGATAGCGAAG TATAACCAGCCCTTTGAGGACGACCCGCTGGTGCAGATGGCCACGCTGACCTACGAGACACCCCAGG GATTGAGAGTTTGGGGAGGAAAGCtgataaaggaaagaaacaagggaCAAACTCAG GACCCTTCTGTGAAGATGATTACCAGACTAAATAGGCAAGCTCTGGAGGACAGTGAGAGTTTTCAGCTCTGGACAGACATCCTGGAAGCTG AAAGCAGCAGTGCAGGTACAAGGTCAGACCAAGAGGAACAGCTATCTTATGCCTCGATGGTAAGAGAAGCTTCTAGTGACAATGGGCAgaatcat CTTTCAGGGCCTGGAAGCCCTCTGAAAAATGACTTAAGAAGGAAGTACTTGGCCAAGATGCATATCCTGCTTCGAGATGAGGAGTATTTTAAG AACGCCGAGAAGAGAGACGGAAAAGACGCACTCATGCCTTGGGTTCCTTCCTCACCTGTCACACCAGAACCTG GATGCCAGGATAGTATCTCTACAGAGAGCTTTAGTAGCCCTAAAGAGTCAACTTCAGCTGATACGACCATTATACCTAGAAATGGCAGCTTCTCCTTACTAGAGACCAGCAGCAACAGTCTAAGCAGCCAGTCCCCTGAGGCTGATGACATTTGCAATGTGACAGTCAGTGATATGTATGAAGGCATGATCCATTCGATGAGTCGGCTGCTGAGCCTACAGCCCTCGTGCATAATCTCCACCAAGACCTACATCAACCAGAACTGGAACCTCAGGAGGAGGCTTTCACGTAAGAGTGGGGTACACTTGAATAGGACATACTGCTACGGGAGCAAGCCCTCCCGAAGGAGCTCCAAGCCAGGGAAAGAGGCCACGATACTGAGAAACTGCACCAACTTACCGCACATTGTTCCCCTCAAGACAGACTTAAACCTGGAAAGGGGAGCTCTCAAAGGAAGCAAACTCCAAGTCCATAAATGTAGTCCAGCTTGGAAGGCGCTTCACGGGACGCCTCAGAAGTGTTTGGACTTAAACACACCGAGCTGTCTTGAGCCAGAAAAAGGAGCGAAGGCATTCCCGTTGCTAATATCACCTGGTAAAATAGTTCCCAGACCAAGGATGCTACCTGGGgaaattgaaatgaaatttgACAAACTTGCTCAGGAGTGTAGCCTGTCTTCTGGGAAACAGCTTTGCCAGACTGGCCCCACTGAGTCCTGGGCTGTAGATGTGTACAGAGGTGGTTCTAGAAGCCCGGGCAGCCCCCAAGGCATAAAAACCCACAGGTTGAGTTCACTTTTCAACAGAGAAAAGGCAAAGAGGTCAAGTGAAGCTTTTGAAGACCTGAGCAAAATATCTGTCAAAGCCAGTAGATGCCTCCCAAGGCGCCATCCTGCTCTGTTAGCATCAGAGGACAGCACCTCACAAAACCCAGGCCTTTCCCTTCAAGGACCTGATTCTGGGCCAATCAGAAAGACAGCATCACCCAGGACGGCTGTTTCAGCACCATGGAGAGGGTCTTGGCCCAGTGGGGAGGAACGCTATGAGgagattaaaaaagaatttgataAGCTTTATCAGAAGTATTGCCTGATGTCACCTCAGCGGGTGAAGGTGACCTCATATGTAAGAGTATCTCCAAAAAAAGCTGGTGCAGCTGTTCCTTGTCAGACAGCCGACTTAAGAAAATTAAATCCAGACTCTGGATTCCGCTGTTCCCCAAAATTGTCAACATCTGACAGGAACAGAAGCCTGCAGGGCTCAGTTCCAACTGAGGCACACATATCTGTGCGGACTGCTCGTACCTCTGAGAGAGACTCTCCGGTCCCAGCAAAGAGGTGCAAGTTGTCATACTCCCCTTCAGGAGCAGCGGACCAAACAATGCCCTGGGCCTAG